One genomic segment of Timaviella obliquedivisa GSE-PSE-MK23-08B includes these proteins:
- a CDS encoding DUF2382 domain-containing protein, whose protein sequence is MPLHKIRDFDPDYRAHFENQDQDIIGYDVYAKSDKVGSIDDVLVDDTGKIRYLIVNTGVWILGKKVLLPIGRSRVDYSNRRIAVDGLTRTQVEALPSYDGTMPVDYEHEEQVRGVYRPMGTGENADNASTSRDYDRDTYAYDRDPALYNLDDRAHQNLRLYEERLIANKTRSKTGEVVVGKRVETENAKVSVPLEKERVVVERTTPTDLDAAVTPDGTAFQEGEVARVEVYEEAADIHKEAFVREEVSVRKEVDHETVNAEETLRREELNLDTQGRPVVDEGADVRHSKSRS, encoded by the coding sequence ATGCCACTTCATAAGATTCGAGATTTTGACCCTGACTATCGGGCTCACTTTGAAAACCAAGATCAAGATATTATTGGTTATGACGTTTACGCCAAATCAGATAAGGTTGGTTCGATCGATGATGTATTAGTGGATGATACAGGCAAAATTCGTTACTTAATTGTTAATACAGGTGTTTGGATTTTAGGTAAGAAAGTCTTACTACCGATCGGTCGTTCTCGAGTTGATTATTCAAATCGTCGCATTGCAGTTGATGGTTTGACTCGTACCCAAGTCGAGGCTCTGCCCTCGTATGATGGCACTATGCCTGTGGATTATGAGCACGAGGAGCAAGTGCGTGGTGTGTATCGTCCCATGGGCACAGGAGAGAATGCAGATAATGCTTCCACCTCTCGAGATTATGACCGTGATACCTACGCCTATGACCGTGATCCAGCACTATACAATTTGGACGATCGCGCCCATCAAAATTTGCGATTGTACGAAGAGCGACTAATCGCCAACAAGACCCGTTCTAAAACGGGTGAAGTTGTAGTGGGTAAACGGGTAGAAACCGAGAATGCTAAAGTTTCTGTTCCTCTTGAAAAAGAACGTGTGGTAGTTGAACGCACGACACCTACTGATCTTGACGCAGCCGTTACACCGGATGGGACAGCTTTCCAGGAAGGGGAAGTAGCACGAGTAGAGGTTTATGAAGAAGCGGCAGACATTCATAAAGAAGCATTTGTGCGGGAAGAAGTTAGCGTTAGAAAAGAAGTTGATCACGAAACAGTCAATGCTGAAGAAACGCTGCGCCGTGAGGAGCTAAACCTAGATACTCAAGGGCGACCTGTGGTGGATGAAGGGGCAGATGTCCGTCATTCCAAAAGTCGTTCTTAA